A region of Pseudomonas marginalis DNA encodes the following proteins:
- a CDS encoding LysR family transcriptional regulator: MKARSDELQIFVSVIECGSISAAAEQVGQTPSAVSRTLSRLEAKLETTLINRTTRRMDLTEEGKYFFEHAKLILAQMDELEERLSSRQKNPAGRLRINAAVPFMLHGIVPYIAEFRRLYPQIQLELNSDDLIIDLLEQSTDIAIRIGALADSTLHARSLGCTPLHILASPHYLKQYGTPTTVAELADHTLLGFTQTETLNHWPLRHVEGDRWLIEPSVAASSGETLRQLALEGQGICCLSNFMTVEDINAGRLVPVLEAFNSGYRQPIHAVFYRNSQLALRIQCFLDFIQAKLARYAC; encoded by the coding sequence GTGAAAGCCCGATCCGATGAGCTACAGATCTTCGTCAGCGTGATTGAGTGCGGCTCGATTTCCGCCGCCGCGGAGCAGGTCGGGCAGACGCCATCGGCGGTCAGTCGCACCCTGTCGCGCCTGGAAGCCAAGCTTGAGACCACGCTGATCAACCGCACCACGCGGCGCATGGACCTGACCGAGGAGGGCAAGTACTTCTTCGAGCATGCCAAGCTCATCCTGGCGCAGATGGACGAGCTGGAAGAGCGCCTGTCGTCACGTCAGAAGAACCCCGCCGGGCGCCTGCGCATCAATGCCGCCGTGCCGTTCATGCTGCATGGGATCGTGCCCTACATCGCTGAATTCCGCCGTTTGTACCCGCAGATCCAGCTGGAGTTGAACAGCGATGACCTGATCATCGACCTGCTGGAACAGAGCACCGATATTGCGATTCGCATCGGTGCCCTGGCCGACTCAACCCTGCATGCACGATCCCTGGGCTGTACGCCGCTGCATATCCTCGCCAGCCCTCATTACCTCAAACAGTACGGCACGCCGACGACGGTCGCCGAGTTGGCTGACCACACCCTGCTGGGCTTTACCCAGACCGAAACCCTCAACCACTGGCCGCTGCGTCATGTGGAGGGTGACCGCTGGCTGATCGAGCCCAGCGTGGCCGCGTCCAGTGGTGAAACCCTGCGCCAGTTGGCGTTGGAAGGGCAGGGCATTTGTTGCCTGTCGAACTTCATGACCGTCGAAGACATCAATGCCGGGCGCCTGGTGCCGGTGCTGGAGGCGTTCAACAGCGGGTATCGCCAACCGATCCACGCGGTGTTCTACCGCAACTCGCAATTGGCGCTGCGCATCCAGTGCTTCCTGGACTTTATCCAGGCCAAGCTGGCGCGGTATGCCTGCTGA
- a CDS encoding NAD(P)H-dependent oxidoreductase, with product MKKVLLLNGGKKFAHSDGRYNTTLHDTALAVLDRGGIDVKVTHIDEGYDVAEEVAKFLWADVIIYQMPGWWMGAPWIVKKYIDEVFTEGHGSLYASDGRTRSDASQKYGSGGLVQGKHYMLSLTWNAPQQAFDDPTDFFEAKGVDAVYFPFHKANEFLGMTGLPTFLCVDVMKRPAIEVDVARYEQHLARVFNLSV from the coding sequence ATGAAAAAAGTACTCTTGCTCAACGGCGGTAAAAAGTTCGCCCACTCCGATGGCCGCTACAACACCACCCTGCATGACACCGCCTTGGCGGTATTGGACCGAGGCGGTATCGACGTCAAGGTCACCCATATCGACGAAGGCTACGACGTGGCTGAAGAGGTCGCCAAATTCCTCTGGGCAGACGTGATCATCTACCAGATGCCCGGCTGGTGGATGGGCGCGCCGTGGATCGTCAAGAAGTACATCGACGAAGTCTTCACCGAGGGCCACGGCAGCCTGTACGCCAGCGATGGCCGCACCCGTTCCGACGCCTCGCAGAAATACGGCAGCGGTGGCCTGGTCCAGGGCAAGCACTACATGCTGTCACTGACCTGGAATGCACCGCAGCAAGCCTTCGACGATCCGACCGATTTCTTCGAAGCCAAGGGCGTGGATGCGGTGTACTTCCCGTTCCACAAAGCCAACGAGTTCCTCGGCATGACCGGCCTGCCGACCTTCCTGTGCGTGGACGTGATGAAACGCCCGGCCATCGAGGTGGATGTGGCGCGCTACGAACAGCATCTGGCGCGGGTGTTCAACCTCTCGGTGTAA
- a CDS encoding sulfite exporter TauE/SafE family protein, translated as MNTFLAFYQNLGPALTLLVIGTFLLAGTVKGIIGLGLPTVAMGMLGLAMLPAQAAALLIIPSTVTNLWQLAFGGHLSALLRRLWPMLLLIFLGTGLGTVWLGMDGGQWVVRALGAALLAYALSGLFLPTFKVKARTERWLGPVCGLITGLITSATGVFVIPAVPYLQALGLNRDQLVQALGLSFTVSTLALAAGLAWRGTLGAGAINASLLALVPALLGMWLGQVVRQRISAVLFKRVFFIGMALLGGHLLISG; from the coding sequence ATGAATACCTTCCTCGCGTTTTACCAGAACCTCGGCCCCGCCCTTACCTTGCTGGTGATCGGCACCTTCCTGCTGGCCGGTACGGTCAAGGGTATCATCGGCCTGGGCCTGCCCACTGTCGCCATGGGCATGCTCGGCCTGGCTATGTTACCGGCGCAGGCTGCGGCATTACTGATCATCCCTTCGACCGTCACCAACCTGTGGCAATTGGCATTCGGCGGGCACCTGAGTGCGTTGCTCCGGCGGCTGTGGCCGATGTTGCTGCTGATTTTCCTCGGCACTGGGCTGGGCACGGTGTGGCTGGGGATGGACGGCGGGCAATGGGTGGTGCGCGCACTGGGCGCGGCGTTGCTGGCGTATGCACTGAGCGGACTGTTCCTGCCCACGTTCAAGGTGAAGGCCCGGACCGAGCGTTGGCTGGGCCCGGTGTGTGGGCTGATCACCGGCCTCATCACCTCGGCCACCGGTGTGTTTGTGATTCCTGCCGTACCGTACCTGCAGGCACTGGGTTTGAATCGCGATCAACTGGTGCAGGCGTTGGGGTTGTCGTTCACGGTATCGACCCTGGCCCTGGCCGCCGGTCTAGCCTGGCGCGGCACCTTGGGCGCTGGCGCAATCAATGCCTCGTTGCTGGCCTTGGTGCCGGCGCTGCTGGGCATGTGGCTGGGCCAGGTGGTGCGCCAGCGCATCAGTGCGGTGCTGTTCAAGCGGGTATTTTTTATCGGCATGGCACTGCTGGGCGGGCATTTGCTGATCAGCGGTTAA
- a CDS encoding LysR substrate-binding domain-containing protein, whose translation MHFDLIDLRLYLHTLDTGNITAGAARSHLSLAAASARIRAMEASLGIEFLQRGRRGVTPTPAGKALARHARLLLQQAEHLQQDLAEYAKGVKGQVRLLCNTTALSEYLPELLADFLREHPNLDIDLQELPSLRITQALRQGTAELGIISDAVDTHGLQTLPFRDDPLALIMPHDHPLAGGTVSFVDSLQYDYVGLAAASALAVYLEEQALHAGFRVQTRIRAEGFDGLIRMVARGAGLGIVPQAALARWPAPRRFIAQPLQEEWACRTLLLCARSFEQLPGYAKALFDALALPLRKNP comes from the coding sequence ATGCACTTTGACCTGATCGACCTGCGCCTCTACCTGCACACCCTCGACACCGGCAACATCACCGCCGGCGCGGCCCGCAGCCATTTATCCCTGGCCGCCGCCAGTGCCCGCATCCGGGCGATGGAGGCGTCGTTGGGCATCGAGTTTCTCCAGCGTGGACGTCGCGGCGTCACCCCCACACCGGCAGGCAAGGCCCTGGCCCGTCACGCCCGCCTGTTGTTGCAACAGGCCGAGCACCTGCAGCAGGACCTGGCGGAATATGCCAAGGGCGTCAAAGGCCAGGTGCGCCTGCTGTGCAACACCACTGCGCTCAGCGAATACCTGCCGGAACTGCTCGCGGACTTTCTGCGCGAACACCCCAACCTCGATATCGACCTGCAGGAATTGCCCAGCCTGCGCATCACCCAGGCCTTGCGCCAGGGCACGGCGGAGCTGGGGATCATCTCCGACGCCGTGGACACCCATGGCTTGCAGACTTTGCCCTTTCGCGACGACCCGCTGGCGCTGATCATGCCGCACGACCATCCCCTGGCGGGCGGCACGGTGAGCTTTGTCGACAGCCTGCAATACGACTACGTGGGTCTGGCCGCCGCCAGCGCCCTCGCGGTGTATCTGGAAGAACAGGCACTGCACGCGGGCTTTCGTGTGCAGACGCGCATCCGCGCCGAGGGTTTTGACGGGCTGATTCGCATGGTGGCCCGCGGCGCCGGCCTGGGCATCGTGCCCCAGGCGGCGCTGGCGCGCTGGCCAGCGCCGCGCCGCTTCATCGCCCAGCCGTTGCAGGAAGAGTGGGCTTGCCGCACGTTGCTGTTATGCGCGCGTTCGTTCGAACAATTGCCGGGTTACGCCAAGGCCTTGTTCGATGCCTTGGCCCTGCCCTTGCGGAAAAACCCGTAA
- a CDS encoding amino acid permease → MSTPDNGFAEITHRELGLRRQLTSGQMSMIAIGGAIGTGLFMGSAYAIGYAGPSVLVSYAIGALITLLLMGYLAEMTVAHSTSGSFGAYAEFYISPLAGFLVRYAYWAAIVLAVGAEVTAVAMYMKYWFAHVPEWVWIVSFSSVLILLNAISVKTFGNFEYWFSTIKISAIVGFIILAVYVVFGSGNPQYGVQNYTAHDGFFPHGLSGMWIAVIVSIFSYLSVEMIAVAAGEAADPEQAVKKAFRATIVRLVVFYLLTLALMLAIVPWNQAGQAQSPFVTVMQTIGIPGATGVMNFVILIAALSAMNSQLYITTRMMFSLSRAGFAPRSMGALSKSGIPLNALLLSSSGIALATLLNLVYPESSFTLMMAISMFGAIFTWFMIFLTHLFFRRYRKRHGGAKLSFQLRLFPYSTLLGLMLMGAVMITTYFTEAFKMTLVFGVPFLLILSAVYYGFFRKGRAKASNKALA, encoded by the coding sequence GTGAGCACACCCGACAACGGCTTTGCCGAGATCACCCACCGCGAACTGGGCCTGAGGCGCCAGCTCACTTCCGGCCAGATGAGCATGATCGCCATCGGTGGCGCCATCGGCACCGGGCTGTTCATGGGCAGCGCCTATGCCATCGGCTACGCCGGGCCCAGCGTGCTGGTGAGCTACGCGATCGGCGCGTTGATCACCTTGCTGCTGATGGGCTACCTGGCCGAGATGACGGTGGCCCATTCCACCTCGGGCTCTTTCGGCGCCTATGCCGAGTTCTACATCAGCCCGCTGGCCGGGTTCCTGGTGCGTTATGCCTACTGGGCGGCGATTGTGCTGGCGGTGGGGGCCGAGGTCACGGCGGTGGCGATGTACATGAAGTACTGGTTCGCCCACGTGCCGGAATGGGTGTGGATCGTGTCGTTTTCCAGCGTGCTGATCCTGCTCAACGCCATCAGCGTCAAGACTTTCGGCAACTTCGAATACTGGTTTTCGACGATCAAGATCAGCGCCATCGTCGGCTTCATCATCCTCGCGGTGTACGTGGTATTCGGCTCCGGCAACCCGCAATACGGGGTGCAGAACTACACGGCCCACGACGGGTTTTTCCCCCATGGCTTGAGCGGCATGTGGATCGCCGTGATCGTGTCGATCTTCAGCTACCTGAGCGTCGAGATGATTGCCGTGGCTGCCGGTGAGGCGGCGGACCCGGAGCAGGCCGTGAAGAAAGCCTTTCGCGCGACCATCGTGCGGCTGGTGGTGTTTTACCTGCTGACCCTGGCGCTGATGCTCGCCATCGTGCCATGGAACCAGGCCGGCCAGGCCCAGAGCCCGTTCGTCACGGTGATGCAGACCATCGGCATTCCCGGCGCCACCGGGGTGATGAATTTCGTGATCCTGATTGCGGCCTTGTCGGCGATGAACAGCCAGCTCTACATCACCACGCGCATGATGTTCAGCCTGTCCCGCGCCGGCTTTGCGCCCAGGTCCATGGGGGCGTTGAGCAAGAGCGGCATTCCGCTGAATGCCTTGCTGTTGTCCAGCTCGGGCATCGCCCTGGCGACGCTGTTGAACCTGGTGTACCCGGAAAGTTCGTTCACCCTGATGATGGCGATCTCGATGTTTGGCGCGATCTTCACCTGGTTCATGATCTTCCTCACGCACCTGTTCTTCCGGCGCTATCGCAAGCGTCATGGCGGCGCGAAGCTGTCGTTCCAGTTGCGCCTGTTTCCCTACAGCACGTTATTGGGGCTGATGCTGATGGGCGCGGTGATGATCACCACGTACTTCACCGAAGCGTTCAAGATGACCCTGGTGTTTGGCGTGCCGTTCCTGCTGATTCTGTCCGCGGTGTATTACGGGTTTTTCCGCAAGGGCAGGGCCAAGGCATCGAACAAGGCCTTGGCGTAA
- the kynU gene encoding kynureninase, producing MTPRSHCQALDTQDPLAPLRQQFALPQDVIYLDGNSLGARPVAALARAQAVIAQEWGNGLIRSWNSAGWADLSQRLGNRLAPLIGARDGEVVITDTTSINLFKVLSAALSVQRQREPARKVIVSEASNFPTDLYIAQGLAELLQQGYSLRLVNSPDELPRAIDGDVAVVMLTHVNYKTGYMYDMQALTALSHECGALSIWDLAHSAGAVPIDLHGAGADYAIGCTYKYLNGGPGSQAFVWVNPALVDLVHQPLSGWFGHTRQFAMESSYAPSAGIARYLCGTQPITSLAMVECGLEIFEQTDMARLRSKSLALTDLFIELVESRCAAHNLVLITPREHARRGSHVSFEHPEGYAVIQALIARGVIGDYREPRIMRFGFTPLYTSFTEVWDAVEILGEILDNGTWDQPQFKVRHSVT from the coding sequence ATGACCCCTCGCAGCCATTGCCAAGCCCTCGACACCCAGGACCCGCTGGCGCCGCTACGTCAGCAGTTCGCCTTGCCGCAGGACGTTATCTACTTGGACGGCAACTCCCTCGGTGCGCGTCCGGTGGCGGCGTTGGCGCGGGCGCAGGCGGTCATCGCGCAAGAGTGGGGCAATGGCTTGATCCGCAGTTGGAACAGCGCCGGCTGGGCCGACTTGTCCCAGCGCCTGGGCAACCGCCTGGCGCCGCTGATCGGTGCGCGGGACGGTGAGGTGGTGATCACCGACACTACCTCGATCAACCTGTTCAAGGTGCTCAGCGCCGCCTTGAGCGTGCAGCGCCAACGTGAGCCGGCGCGCAAGGTGATCGTCAGCGAAGCGAGCAACTTCCCCACCGATTTGTACATCGCCCAGGGCCTCGCCGAGTTGCTGCAACAGGGCTATTCCCTGCGCCTGGTCAACAGCCCGGATGAACTGCCCAGGGCCATCGACGGCGACGTGGCGGTGGTGATGCTCACCCACGTCAACTACAAGACCGGCTACATGTACGACATGCAGGCGCTCACCGCCTTGAGCCATGAATGCGGCGCGCTGAGCATCTGGGACCTGGCGCATTCGGCGGGCGCAGTGCCCATCGACCTGCACGGGGCCGGTGCTGACTATGCGATTGGCTGCACTTACAAATACCTCAACGGCGGCCCCGGCTCCCAGGCGTTCGTGTGGGTCAACCCGGCGTTGGTAGACCTGGTGCACCAGCCGCTGTCGGGCTGGTTCGGGCATACCCGGCAGTTCGCCATGGAATCCAGCTATGCGCCGAGCGCCGGCATCGCCCGCTACCTGTGCGGCACCCAGCCGATCACGTCGCTGGCGATGGTGGAATGCGGCCTGGAGATTTTCGAACAGACCGACATGGCCCGCCTGCGCAGCAAATCCCTGGCGCTGACCGACCTGTTTATCGAGTTGGTCGAAAGCCGCTGCGCCGCCCACAACCTTGTGCTGATCACTCCCCGTGAACACGCTCGGCGTGGCAGCCATGTGAGCTTCGAACACCCGGAGGGATATGCGGTGATCCAGGCCCTGATCGCACGTGGCGTGATCGGTGATTACCGCGAGCCGCGCATCATGCGTTTTGGGTTTACGCCGCTGTACACGAGTTTTACCGAGGTGTGGGATGCGGTGGAAATCCTCGGTGAGATTCTCGACAACGGCACCTGGGACCAGCCGCAATTCAAGGTCCGCCACAGCGTCACCTGA
- a CDS encoding Lrp/AsnC family transcriptional regulator, protein MILDATDLRLLHFLQQDGRISNQELAEKVALSPSACLRRLRLLESEGIISGYRAVLNAEQLGIELEAIVHLSLRQDVEDWHETFIKKVQGWPEVASAYVITGASNYVLRVQARNLKHFSDFIVNHLNRTAGVMDIRSEIVLQKIKDRDEVLDLVVRK, encoded by the coding sequence ATGATCCTTGACGCCACCGACCTGCGCCTCCTGCATTTCCTGCAACAGGATGGCCGTATCAGCAACCAGGAACTGGCGGAAAAAGTCGCGTTGTCGCCCTCTGCCTGCCTGCGTCGTCTACGCCTGCTGGAGAGCGAAGGGATTATCAGCGGCTACCGTGCAGTGTTAAATGCCGAGCAGTTGGGGATTGAACTGGAGGCCATCGTCCACCTGTCATTGCGCCAGGATGTGGAGGATTGGCATGAGACGTTTATCAAGAAGGTGCAAGGCTGGCCGGAAGTGGCCAGCGCCTACGTGATCACCGGCGCCAGCAACTATGTGCTGCGGGTGCAGGCACGCAACCTCAAGCACTTTTCGGACTTTATCGTGAACCACCTGAACCGCACGGCGGGGGTGATGGATATCCGCTCGGAGATTGTGCTGCAGAAGATCAAGGATCGGGATGAGGTGCTTGATCTGGTCGTTCGCAAATAG
- the catA gene encoding catechol 1,2-dioxygenase, producing MSIRLSQTAQAQRFLEEASGNLTDGGNPRTKALIYRILRDTVNIIEDLDVTPEEFWKAVNYLNELGKHQEAGLLAAGLGLEHYLDMLMDAADEEAGKSGGTPRTIEGPLYVAGAPLSKYEARLDDGKDDAVPLFMRGQVRDTDGKPLAGAIVDVWQANTGGTYSWFDPTQSEFNLRRRIETDAQGNYRFRSIVPSGYGCPPTGPTQQLLDQLGRHGQRPAHIHFFISAPGYRHLTTQINLSDDPYLHDDFAYATRDELIAEIRFSDDQQLAREFGVEGRFAQIDFDFELQTAAAPVEQKRMQRVRALED from the coding sequence ATGTCCATCCGACTGTCCCAGACTGCCCAGGCCCAACGGTTTCTCGAAGAAGCCAGCGGCAACCTCACTGACGGCGGCAACCCGCGCACCAAGGCGCTGATCTACCGGATCCTGCGCGATACGGTAAACATCATCGAAGACCTGGACGTGACCCCGGAAGAGTTCTGGAAGGCGGTCAACTACCTCAACGAACTGGGCAAGCACCAGGAGGCCGGACTGCTCGCCGCCGGGCTCGGCCTGGAGCATTACCTGGATATGCTGATGGACGCCGCCGACGAGGAAGCCGGCAAGTCCGGTGGTACCCCGCGCACCATCGAAGGTCCGCTGTATGTGGCCGGCGCGCCGCTGTCGAAGTACGAGGCGCGGCTGGACGATGGCAAGGACGACGCTGTGCCGCTGTTTATGCGCGGGCAGGTGCGCGACACCGACGGCAAGCCGTTGGCGGGGGCGATTGTCGATGTGTGGCAGGCCAATACCGGCGGTACGTATTCGTGGTTCGACCCGACGCAATCCGAATTCAACCTGCGCCGCCGTATCGAGACCGACGCCCAGGGCAACTACCGCTTTCGCAGCATCGTGCCGTCGGGCTACGGCTGCCCGCCGACCGGGCCGACCCAGCAGTTGCTCGATCAACTGGGGCGTCACGGGCAGCGCCCGGCGCATATCCACTTCTTCATCTCGGCGCCGGGGTATCGGCACTTGACCACCCAGATCAACCTGTCGGATGACCCGTACCTGCACGATGATTTTGCCTACGCGACGCGGGATGAGTTGATTGCCGAGATTCGCTTCAGTGACGATCAGCAACTGGCGCGGGAGTTTGGCGTGGAGGGGCGGTTTGCGCAGATTGATTTTGACTTTGAGTTGCAAACCGCCGCAGCGCCGGTAGAGCAAAAACGTATGCAGCGGGTTCGCGCGTTGGAGGATTGA
- the catC gene encoding muconolactone Delta-isomerase: MLFHVKMTVNLPVDMHPERAASLKADEKAFAQRLQHQGKWRHLWRIAGLYANYSVFDVDSVQELHDLLMQLPLYPYMAIEVNALCRHPSSIHEDDR, encoded by the coding sequence ATGTTGTTCCACGTAAAAATGACCGTGAACCTGCCCGTCGACATGCACCCCGAGCGCGCCGCCAGCCTCAAGGCTGACGAAAAGGCCTTTGCCCAGCGTCTGCAGCACCAGGGCAAATGGCGCCACTTATGGCGCATCGCCGGGCTCTACGCCAACTACAGCGTGTTCGACGTCGACAGCGTGCAAGAACTGCATGACCTGCTGATGCAACTGCCGCTTTACCCCTACATGGCCATCGAAGTGAATGCCTTGTGCCGGCACCCTTCGTCGATCCATGAAGACGACCGCTAG
- a CDS encoding muconate cycloisomerase family protein → MPICAIESIETIIVDLPTLRPHKLAMHTLQNQTLVIIRVRCADGIEGIGESTTIGGLSYGNESPESIKVNIDRHFAPLLIGQDASNINAAMLRLERSIRGNTFAKSGIESALLDALGKRLNLPVSELLGGRVRDALPVAWTLASGNTAQDIAEAEKMLDLRRHRIFKLKIGAGEVGEDLAHVIAIKQALGERASVRVDVNQAWDEAVALRACKVLGDHGVDLIEQPISRNNRGGMARLNLSSPAPIMADESIECVEDAFNLAREGAASVFALKIAKNGGPRAVLRTAAIAEAAGIGLYGGTMLEGGIGTLASAHAFLTLNKLAWGTELFGPLLLTEDILAEPPLYRDFQLHVSHMPGLGLAIDEERLAFFRRDKH, encoded by the coding sequence ATGCCGATTTGCGCCATCGAGTCGATCGAGACCATTATCGTCGACCTTCCCACCCTTCGCCCGCACAAGCTGGCGATGCACACCCTGCAAAACCAGACGTTGGTAATCATCCGCGTGCGCTGCGCCGACGGCATCGAAGGCATCGGTGAATCCACCACCATCGGCGGCCTGAGCTACGGCAACGAGAGCCCCGAGAGCATCAAGGTCAACATCGACCGTCACTTCGCCCCACTGCTGATCGGCCAGGACGCCAGCAATATCAACGCGGCCATGTTGCGCCTGGAACGCAGCATTCGCGGCAACACCTTTGCCAAATCCGGTATCGAAAGCGCCTTGCTCGACGCCCTTGGCAAGCGCCTGAACCTGCCGGTCAGCGAACTGCTCGGTGGGCGTGTGCGCGATGCACTGCCGGTGGCCTGGACCCTCGCCAGCGGCAATACCGCCCAGGACATTGCCGAGGCCGAAAAGATGCTCGACCTGCGCCGCCACCGCATCTTCAAATTGAAGATCGGTGCCGGTGAAGTTGGCGAGGACCTGGCCCATGTCATCGCGATCAAACAGGCCCTGGGCGAGCGTGCCAGCGTGCGCGTCGACGTCAACCAGGCCTGGGACGAAGCCGTGGCCCTGCGTGCGTGCAAGGTGCTCGGCGACCACGGCGTCGACCTGATCGAACAGCCGATCTCGCGTAACAACCGTGGCGGCATGGCCCGGCTCAACCTGTCGAGCCCGGCGCCGATCATGGCCGACGAATCCATCGAGTGTGTGGAAGATGCCTTCAACCTGGCCCGTGAAGGCGCGGCCTCGGTGTTCGCCCTGAAGATCGCCAAGAACGGCGGCCCCCGCGCGGTATTGCGCACCGCCGCGATTGCCGAGGCCGCTGGTATCGGCCTGTACGGCGGCACCATGCTGGAAGGGGGGATCGGCACCCTGGCGTCGGCGCATGCCTTCCTCACGCTGAACAAACTGGCGTGGGGCACCGAGTTGTTCGGCCCGCTGTTGCTGACCGAAGACATTCTTGCCGAGCCGCCGCTGTACCGCGATTTCCAGCTGCATGTCTCCCACATGCCGGGCCTGGGCCTGGCCATCGATGAGGAGCGCCTGGCGTTCTTCCGTCGTGACAAACACTAA
- a CDS encoding LysR family transcriptional regulator, with amino-acid sequence MELRHLRYFQVLGQTLNFTRAAERLHIAQPPLSRQIQQLEEELGVILLERGRPLRLTEAGRFFYEHANVLLEQLAKVCDNTRRIGQGEKTWLGIGFAPSTLYGVLPELIRRLRSHEALELELGLSEMTTLQQVEALKAGRIDVGFGRIRIDDPAIVQRVLVEDRLVAVLPAGHPLLDAPATLAQLAAEPFVLYPGNPRPSYADHVIALFDAHGLSLKVAQWTNELQTAIGLVGAGMGVTLVPASVQVLHRADIGYTPVVEATATSPIILSRRVNDQSPGLSHCLQLVEELI; translated from the coding sequence ATGGAACTGCGTCATCTGCGCTACTTCCAGGTGTTGGGGCAGACCCTCAACTTCACCCGCGCGGCCGAACGCCTGCACATCGCCCAGCCACCGTTGAGCCGGCAGATCCAACAATTGGAAGAGGAATTGGGCGTGATTCTGCTGGAGCGTGGCCGACCGCTGCGGCTGACCGAGGCCGGGCGGTTTTTCTATGAGCACGCCAATGTGTTGCTCGAACAATTGGCCAAGGTCTGCGACAACACCCGCCGCATCGGCCAGGGCGAGAAGACCTGGCTGGGCATCGGCTTTGCGCCGTCGACCTTGTATGGCGTGCTGCCGGAATTGATCCGGCGGTTGCGCAGCCATGAGGCGTTGGAACTGGAGTTGGGGCTGTCGGAGATGACCACCTTGCAGCAGGTCGAGGCGCTCAAGGCCGGACGTATCGACGTGGGCTTCGGGCGCATTCGTATCGACGACCCGGCCATCGTCCAGCGCGTGCTGGTGGAGGATCGGTTGGTCGCCGTGCTGCCCGCCGGCCACCCATTGCTCGATGCACCCGCGACCCTCGCCCAACTGGCCGCCGAGCCGTTTGTGCTCTACCCCGGTAACCCGCGCCCCAGCTATGCCGACCATGTGATTGCACTGTTCGACGCCCACGGCCTGAGCCTCAAGGTGGCGCAGTGGACCAACGAACTGCAGACCGCCATCGGCCTGGTCGGTGCGGGCATGGGCGTGACACTGGTGCCGGCGTCGGTGCAGGTGCTGCATCGCGCGGATATCGGCTACACGCCGGTTGTGGAAGCGACGGCGACCTCGCCGATCATTCTCAGCCGACGGGTGAATGATCAGTCGCCGGGGCTTAGTCATTGCCTGCAGTTGGTTGAAGAACTGATCTGA
- a CDS encoding AraC family transcriptional regulator, with protein sequence MNSPTRDIHVQRFDLEGARSWMSGICGPHRLATSTPERLRFHHSANVFKSRATTLGVIEYGTDVTIDIEDAEHFSSYSLTLPLVGEQELSKNGQRLSSNRDQGVIIAPNEHQVLAISGDCRKLQVVITRAAMSESLEGLLQRPVDAPLQFEPVMDAVEGASASWWRMARYFIAELECRSELYEQAAFTRDLESSLIKGLILAQPNNYSEELRAVLGVKLPHYLIRARQYIHANAREALHLEDLEAAAGVSRFKLFDAFRKYFALSPMAYLKKHRLSAVRQEILEHGSIRTISEIAFGWGFTHLGRFSAEYRKLFDESPSQTLQRMRMRST encoded by the coding sequence ATGAATAGTCCTACACGCGATATCCATGTCCAACGCTTCGACCTCGAAGGCGCCCGCAGCTGGATGTCCGGCATTTGCGGGCCGCACCGCCTGGCGACGAGCACGCCCGAGCGCCTGCGCTTTCATCACAGTGCCAACGTGTTCAAGTCCCGGGCCACCACCCTGGGCGTGATCGAATACGGCACCGACGTGACCATCGATATCGAAGACGCCGAGCACTTCAGCAGCTACAGCCTCACGCTGCCGTTGGTGGGTGAGCAGGAGCTGAGCAAGAACGGCCAACGCCTGAGTTCCAACCGTGATCAGGGCGTGATCATTGCGCCCAATGAACACCAGGTGCTGGCCATATCCGGTGACTGCCGCAAGTTGCAGGTGGTGATCACGCGGGCGGCGATGAGCGAGTCGCTGGAGGGCTTGCTGCAACGGCCGGTTGACGCGCCACTGCAATTTGAACCGGTGATGGATGCGGTGGAGGGGGCGTCGGCGTCGTGGTGGCGCATGGCGCGCTACTTCATCGCCGAACTGGAGTGCCGTAGCGAATTGTATGAACAGGCGGCGTTCACCCGTGACCTGGAAAGCTCATTGATCAAGGGCCTGATCCTCGCCCAACCGAACAACTACTCGGAAGAACTGCGCGCCGTACTGGGGGTGAAACTGCCCCATTACCTGATCCGTGCGCGCCAATACATTCACGCCAACGCCCGCGAGGCGCTGCACCTGGAAGACCTGGAAGCCGCTGCCGGGGTGTCGCGGTTCAAGCTGTTCGATGCGTTTCGCAAGTACTTTGCCCTGTCACCCATGGCCTACCTGAAGAAGCACCGGCTGAGTGCGGTGCGCCAGGAAATCCTCGAGCACGGATCGATCCGCACCATCTCCGAGATCGCCTTCGGCTGGGGCTTTACCCACCTGGGGCGGTTCTCGGCGGAGTATCGAAAACTGTTCGATGAATCCCCCAGCCAGACGCTGCAACGCATGCGTATGCGCAGTACTTGA